The DNA window ttctaatttatactttgattcatttttatatatatataaaaaaaaaaaaaaaaagaataattgacATATATTGTCATGCACATACATCATGCTATTACctgtatcatttttcattaaatgtgCTTAAActgatagtaaatatatatatatatatttttatattttcttaaaaatcaaCATGAAAgatagtaattgttgttacTTGAATAAAGTTTAAtcttaaattataattgatatattttataacttctcaattattttttcattaaatgaaacaaataatatttaataaattacttaCAGTTCTATCCACAGGTGGtatatttggaaatattacatCCCGAAGTTCATGCATAAgatctatatttatacgttCTGGTGGTGATTCTGACTCATCAGGAGAACTTGGACTTAATGGTGAGTATTGTTTTCTGTTAGGATAAATAAAGCACACATTTCTGgtacaacaaaaatataatataatatttttgcaaaacattacatatttttatcataattatttatctattaacgatatcatattaatgaaaaaatagatCTTTTACCTCGGATCTGTAAAATTGCTATTGCGTAAACGTAATTCCTTTCGATAACTAGTCGTAGCAGTAAATCCATTGGGAGATTTAGGTGGTGCTGTAAATCCAATAGGATTTCTATCTAGAGTAGGCGAACTGGGTGCAGATCTTGGTTGATGAAATCTCATACTATTTTCACTTCTATTTGATCGtcctatattaaaatatttaaaaataattatttattaataatatagataaagatatatatgacTTTAAGCCATCATttatacgaatgaaataagaaataaataaataactcaCCTTTCCATTTCAATCCTTTGTATGCTGTcttcatatctttccctctatCTTTAAcctgtaattaatttttatctaagtatattttgttttgtctaTATTTCgctctaattaaaaaaaaaaaaaaaaaaaaaaagaaaaaaattattttctctactattactatcattaaatatatttttgtgtaAAGATTCTTTGAACTTACAGATTTAACTGCATATTTTACTGCTGGATTTGCCTACGATTAATTAAGTAAATTTTATTGGAACTTTTACTTATCAATTAATACATAGtacaataacgaaaacaaagtTATAAAATTGTGTTTTTTAAATGACTCACTTTATCCTTCACGCTCCGGAAAAATGCTGAACTTTCTTTCCGCATAGCATAAGTCCATTCTCTATATTGTTGCATAAATTTATTGCTAGACTTGACTGAATAACTGCATGCTTCCATCTCAAATTCATCTGAGAAGCCAAGTCCAGAATTGAGcatatttaatctttcttctataaactaaaatatatatatatatatttgattttatcaatattgatatctttataatacataaagtaattaaaaacaaaataaataaataaatatatatatacattataaaaaatatattttttgttcctaAATCAATACCTTGTCATACAGTTAATACATCAAAATAtgcaaataattttgaaaagtgTTATGATCCAGCATTTGCAAATTTGTTAGTAAAAAACTTACAAGTTACACATACTTGTTGAAAGATTTGAAGttctaacatttttcgtaGAAAAGGTTGCATTGAAGATGGTCTACTTTCTACAAATGCATTTTGATCAAATGTTATACGTTCTCCTTGTTGCAAAGTTAATGCTTCTCTATATCCTGCAGTCAGTTGTACTAATGCTCGTAAAAATGCCCTAGACACTCCATCCCCAAGTAAGGCAGGTCTATTGCGTAatgctttttttaaatttgttacctggaataaaaaaactttttatttatttttaaaaatgaactaTAATTCCTGTGAATACATTCATTATTCAAGATACATAAATAAGTATGTATACACACTACATCTTGAGGTAAAGATTCCAAATCTTGAAAAGGAGACTCAATGGTATTGTTATCAGCATCTAAAATAACTACTTCACCTAAATCACTTTTGTGAACTctctggaaaaaaaattatcaaagatttttattaaaatctttttcaatataaaataaatgtaacaaaGTAATAGTTACCTGAAGTGTTGGAGCAGGTACACCTATCAGAAATGGCATTGGTGCTAATAAATAATCCATTAAAGATAATGGAAGTACtgggatatatatatgctgCCAAATCATTGGATAAATTAAAGCATTGCATGCTTGTACACATGCACTTAACCTTGACAAACGTttagaagtaaaaataatgcGTCGTTCATATAGCATAGATGCGAATACTACCATCATATTATGAGCATCAACAGCACTGTAATATTCTGTCAAATTTctctgtaaatatataaaattatgtagcttcttcgttatatattagtatatttattatctagatatatttttaatttttttctaatttacattaataattgcTCACATTTTCTGGAATACTGGGTAATTGAAATTGCTTAGGACTTTGGCAAACAAAATtctgaaaataaatgtataatatttttaaattctgtttttttttttataatttttaacattttgtatgaaatataaattcaaaattatcaataattaatttgcaATTTATAAGTTTGTATAACTTACAGAATTAAGACTTGGTATTGGTATAGATATTGAATTTCCAGGTATTGGAACACCACAGCTGTGTACCTTCTCAAGAAATTTCCAAAGATCTTCTCCACTTCCATTATTTGTTAAAGATGCAATATGATTCAATAATCtaagtatataaaaacatattatttaaaaaaaatataaatattaaataaggcTACATGTTACAAAATAACacatataatacttatatatatatttttttctaaatatgaaATACTAACTTATAAAATGTTTCATGCCATGGTAATGCACTCAGGACCACTAATGCGGTCTCTGTTTTTGGATCATGCCGACAAAAACCAAAGGTCCATTTTGAATCTATACTAGTAAGCACAAATGAGAAGTGCTGTACCAGTAAactaagaacaataacagttaacATTGagaatcaatattattatattacaattcaaaaaaaatatatttttcaataattgatATGTAAACACACGCAtagacaaaaacaaaaaaaatatatatatatacatatacattactTTTCTATCTCACAAGGATACGCAAATTTAGGGACTGATTTCAAGATCTCTTCATCTGAAAAAGAACTTGGATATTTTTGAAGAATCCAAGCTTGTTTGTTGCTAACTGGTGCAGCAATTTCACAAAAACATTCAAATAGCTGCTTAACATCCTCCCTGAAAACATGTTAtgaatgttatatataatgtaacgttaagatataaaaaaaagatgactgaataatgcatataaataaatattgaacaaAGTATAgctatttaattcttttttgttttgtttatcttcattttaattcgaatcaaacttaaatatatattttataaagcataaaatattttttataaaaaaaatcttgttaAAACTATATTACTACTTagttaacaaatatttttattatatcgatcaatCGACTTGATCTACAttttaaatgcatatatatatattaaaaaaaaaaaaaaaaaaaagaaaaaaaaactaaggtATTAGTTAAACAATTGTGATATCAATAGATTTATTTCCACCATCTGTCTGTAgaatatctaaaataataatactatctatctatttagaaataaaatttaaacttTATACTTtgtgtaattttatatatatatatatatagacacacacacacacacatacgcgcgcacacacacgcacacacacacacacacatatatataaaagtaagaataatatacattttctagTTAGATTCTAATACAAACATACAGAATTTTTTATCTGTAAGTTAACGATCTTAACttacagataaaaaaaatatttattatatactagtGTATACActattataaatgatagatTCTTATCTATGATactatatactaataatagaatataatgtaaataataaaaatcttagaATTACCTTAATCTGGATCCCATgataatagttaaaaaaaaataagtattttGTATATTCCTGACGTTTATACGTCATTGTACTACATGACAGTAATATATTCCATTCACGTGAACTTTTTATCACTATCACGAACGCAGCTCACTATCAGCTTGTCACTATTTACACAGATACTTTTTTGATTAATCATAAGTTGTGTTGAAACTTGAACTATATGTGCGGGATATATGCTGTCTCAAATACGTAAAACTTTCGAATATCAAATAatcttagaaataattttgaaaattcaatggattataattttacttttcatttttttttttttttttttttttcttttttccctttagtGGTAAAATACAGAA is part of the Vespa crabro chromosome 8, iyVesCrab1.2, whole genome shotgun sequence genome and encodes:
- the LOC124426381 gene encoding DENN domain-containing protein 1A isoform X4; this translates as MGSRLREDVKQLFECFCEIAAPVSNKQAWILQKYPSSFSDEEILKSVPKFAYPCEIEKLLNHIASLTNNGSGEDLWKFLEKVHSCGVPIPGNSISIPIPSLNSNFVCQSPKQFQLPSIPENRNLTEYYSAVDAHNMMVVFASMLYERRIIFTSKRLSRLSACVQACNALIYPMIWQHIYIPVLPLSLMDYLLAPMPFLIGVPAPTLQRVHKSDLGEVVILDADNNTIESPFQDLESLPQDVVTNLKKALRNRPALLGDGVSRAFLRALVQLTAGYREALTLQQGERITFDQNAFVESRPSSMQPFLRKMLELQIFQQFIEERLNMLNSGLGFSDEFEMEACSYSVKSSNKFMQQYREWTYAMRKESSAFFRSVKDKANPAVKYAVKSVKDRGKDMKTAYKGLKWKGRSNRSENSMRFHQPRSAPSSPTLDRNPIGFTAPPKSPNGFTATTSYRKELRLRNSNFTDPRKQYSPLSPSSPDESESPPERINIDLMHELRDVIFPNIPPVDRTLKPVRSLDSLRSAWSGHSRHGPLPRTVVRNIHEISPPKSTSSCIQPTSIMNSTVEQCNTSMEALQINLNKSFNNDSLSAKSNRITSETDSEACLIHTSSSVHGLSAQSNFLRDLYTCNEWITPAINVPHYLQNDIKHQKSQSKVHSQNVTKHDYKNIFTNIDSILKKQNDNVSDNCILTTNSFQETEDDPFDTSKVFIPSYLQKPLFHSTNPSLSTNSDIPIHPVSTTTSCSAQVKSSPEVPDLIRLDSTNSNDDFDPLLSKSSVFSNTKQMTQSLHIPEMGEGLSNPLYPYFQPLHSAKDIQHSHKPSDSVGDLDLLQAYGLDFDKFSVTNGASPTKSSVASTQNAPGNSIKNMDNAFSLSLGTSTVKSQNNWTKFE
- the LOC124426381 gene encoding DENN domain-containing protein 1A isoform X1 — encoded protein: MGSRLREDVKQLFECFCEIAAPVSNKQAWILQKYPSSFSDEEILKSVPKFAYPCEIENLLVQHFSFVLTSIDSKWTFGFCRHDPKTETALVVLSALPWHETFYKLLNHIASLTNNGSGEDLWKFLEKVHSCGVPIPGNSISIPIPSLNSNFVCQSPKQFQLPSIPENRNLTEYYSAVDAHNMMVVFASMLYERRIIFTSKRLSRLSACVQACNALIYPMIWQHIYIPVLPLSLMDYLLAPMPFLIGVPAPTLQRVHKSDLGEVVILDADNNTIESPFQDLESLPQDVVTNLKKALRNRPALLGDGVSRAFLRALVQLTAGYREALTLQQGERITFDQNAFVESRPSSMQPFLRKMLELQIFQQFIEERLNMLNSGLGFSDEFEMEACSYSVKSSNKFMQQYREWTYAMRKESSAFFRSVKDKANPAVKYAVKSVKDRGKDMKTAYKGLKWKGRSNRSENSMRFHQPRSAPSSPTLDRNPIGFTAPPKSPNGFTATTSYRKELRLRNSNFTDPRKQYSPLSPSSPDESESPPERINIDLMHELRDVIFPNIPPVDRTLKPVRSLDSLRSAWSGHSRHGPLPRTVVRNIHEISPPKSTSSCIQPTSIMNSTVEQCNTSMEALQINLNKSFNNDSLSAKSNRITSETDSEACLIHTSSSVHGLSAQSNFLRDLYTCNEWITPAINVPHYLQNDIKHQKSQSKVHSQNVTKHDYKNIFTNIDSILKKQNDNVSDNCILTTNSFQETEDDPFDTSKVFIPSYLQKPLFHSTNPSLSTNSDIPIHPVSTTTSCSAQVKSSPEVPDLIRLDSTNSNDDFDPLLSKSSVFSNTKQMTQSLHIPEMGEGLSNPLYPYFQPLHSAKDIQHSHKPSDSVGDLDLLQAYGLDFDKFSVTNGASPTKSSVASTQNAPGNSIKNMDNAFSLSLGTSTVKSQNNWTKFE
- the LOC124426381 gene encoding DENN domain-containing protein 1A isoform X2 — translated: MGSRLREDVKQLFECFCEIAAPVSNKQAWILQKYPSSFSDEEILKSVPKFAYPCEIENLLVQHFSFVLTSIDSKWTFGFCRHDPKTETALVVLSALPWHETFYKLLNHIASLTNNGSGEDLWKFLEKVHSCGVPIPGNSISIPIPSLNSNFVCQSPKQFQLPSIPENRNLTEYYSAVDAHNMMVVFASMLYERRIIFTSKRLSRLSACVQACNALIYPMIWQHIYIPVLPLSLMDYLLAPMPFLIGVPAPTLQRVHKSDLGEVVILDADNNTIESPFQDLESLPQDVVTNLKKALRNRPALLGDGVSRAFLRALVQLTAGYREALTLQQGERITFDQNAFVESRPSSMQPFLRKMLELQIFQQFIEERLNMLNSGLGFSDEFEMEACSYSVKSSNKFMQQYREWTYAMRKESSAFFRSVKDKVKDRGKDMKTAYKGLKWKGRSNRSENSMRFHQPRSAPSSPTLDRNPIGFTAPPKSPNGFTATTSYRKELRLRNSNFTDPRKQYSPLSPSSPDESESPPERINIDLMHELRDVIFPNIPPVDRTLKPVRSLDSLRSAWSGHSRHGPLPRTVVRNIHEISPPKSTSSCIQPTSIMNSTVEQCNTSMEALQINLNKSFNNDSLSAKSNRITSETDSEACLIHTSSSVHGLSAQSNFLRDLYTCNEWITPAINVPHYLQNDIKHQKSQSKVHSQNVTKHDYKNIFTNIDSILKKQNDNVSDNCILTTNSFQETEDDPFDTSKVFIPSYLQKPLFHSTNPSLSTNSDIPIHPVSTTTSCSAQVKSSPEVPDLIRLDSTNSNDDFDPLLSKSSVFSNTKQMTQSLHIPEMGEGLSNPLYPYFQPLHSAKDIQHSHKPSDSVGDLDLLQAYGLDFDKFSVTNGASPTKSSVASTQNAPGNSIKNMDNAFSLSLGTSTVKSQNNWTKFE
- the LOC124426381 gene encoding DENN domain-containing protein 1A isoform X3 is translated as MGSRLREDVKQLFECFCEIAAPVSNKQAWILQKYPSSFSDEEILKSVPKFAYPCEIENLLVQHFSFVLTSIDSKWTFGFCRHDPKTETALVVLSALPWHETFYKLLNHIASLTNNGSGEDLWKFLEKVHSCGVPIPGNSISIPIPSLNSNFVCQSPKQFQLPSIPENRNLTEYYSAVDAHNMMVVFASMLYERRIIFTSKRLSRLSACVQACNALIYPMIWQHIYIPVLPLSLMDYLLAPMPFLIGVPAPTLQRVHKSDLGEVVILDADNNTIESPFQDLESLPQDVVTNLKKALRNRPALLGDGVSRAFLRALVQLTAGYREALTLQQGERITFDQNAFVESRPSSMQPFLRKMLELQIFQQVCVTYEFEMEACSYSVKSSNKFMQQYREWTYAMRKESSAFFRSVKDKANPAVKYAVKSVKDRGKDMKTAYKGLKWKGRSNRSENSMRFHQPRSAPSSPTLDRNPIGFTAPPKSPNGFTATTSYRKELRLRNSNFTDPRKQYSPLSPSSPDESESPPERINIDLMHELRDVIFPNIPPVDRTLKPVRSLDSLRSAWSGHSRHGPLPRTVVRNIHEISPPKSTSSCIQPTSIMNSTVEQCNTSMEALQINLNKSFNNDSLSAKSNRITSETDSEACLIHTSSSVHGLSAQSNFLRDLYTCNEWITPAINVPHYLQNDIKHQKSQSKVHSQNVTKHDYKNIFTNIDSILKKQNDNVSDNCILTTNSFQETEDDPFDTSKVFIPSYLQKPLFHSTNPSLSTNSDIPIHPVSTTTSCSAQVKSSPEVPDLIRLDSTNSNDDFDPLLSKSSVFSNTKQMTQSLHIPEMGEGLSNPLYPYFQPLHSAKDIQHSHKPSDSVGDLDLLQAYGLDFDKFSVTNGASPTKSSVASTQNAPGNSIKNMDNAFSLSLGTSTVKSQNNWTKFE
- the LOC124426381 gene encoding DENN domain-containing protein 1A isoform X5; this translates as MGSRLREDVKQLFECFCEIAAPVSNKQAWILQKYPSSFSDEEILKSVPKFAYPCEIENLLVQHFSFVLTSIDSKWTFGFCRHDPKTETALVVLSALPWHETFYKLLNHIASLTNNGSGEDLWKFLEKVHSCGVPIPGNSISIPIPSLNSNFVCQSPKQFQLPSIPENRNLTEYYSAVDAHNMMVVFASMLYERRIIFTSKRLSRLSACVQACNALIYPMIWQHIYIPVLPLSLMDYLLAPMPFLIGVPAPTLQRVHKSDLGEVVILDADNNTIESPFQDLESLPQDVVTNLKKALRNRPALLGDGVSRAFLRALVQLTAGYREALTLQQGERITFDQNAFVESRPSSMQPFLRKMLELQIFQQFIEERLNMLNSGLGFSDEFEMEACSYSVKSSNKFMQQYREWTYAMRKESSAFFRSVKDKANPAVKYAVKSVKDRGKDMKTAYKGLKWKGRSNRSENSMRFHQPRSAPSSPTLDRNPIGFTAPPKSPNGFTATTSYRKELRLRNSNFTDPRKQYSPLSPSSPDESESPPERINIDLMHELRDVIFPNIPPVDRTSSPEVPDLIRLDSTNSNDDFDPLLSKSSVFSNTKQMTQSLHIPEMGEGLSNPLYPYFQPLHSAKDIQHSHKPSDSVGDLDLLQAYGLDFDKFSVTNGASPTKSSVASTQNAPGNSIKNMDNAFSLSLGTSTVKSQNNWTKFE